The DNA window TCAAGCGGAGTTCCCGCCATCATTAAGCCTATCTCTTCCCTTGTAAGCTCACCTGGCTTAAATTCTCCCATAGATATGCCCTCATACATGACTATAACCCTATCACTTAGGGAAAGGACCTCATCCAGCTCCATGGAAACAAGAAGAATTGCTTTTCCTCTCCCTCTCTCTTCGAGAATCTTCCTATGCACAAACTCTATAGCACCTATGTCGAGCCCCCTCGTGGGCTGAGAAGCCACTATCAGCTTTGCCTCATCTACTATCTCCCTCGCCAATATTAGCTTTTGCTGATTTCCTCCCGAAAGGCGAGATGCAAACGCACGGATATCTGGAGGCCTTACATCGTACATCTTTATCCTCTCCCGCGCATAGGTCGTTATAAAATCTCTCTTTAATAATCCTTTTCTTGCAAATGGATCCTTATAATGCTTGCCCAGAATAACATTTTCAGCGAGATTAAAATTCCCAACCAGTCCTCGTTTTAGCCTATCTTCGGGAATATGAGCAACGCCTTCATCCCGTATTTGCCTTGGAGAGAAGAAAGAGATATCCCTGCCCTCTATCAGGATGCTTCCCCTTTCAGCCTTTCTCAAGCCAGTTATAGCCTCCACAAGCTCAGTCTGTCCATTACCCGCGACACCGGCTATACCCAGAACCTCACCCTCCCTGATAGAAAAGGAAATCCCTCTTACAGCGTCTATCCCTCGCGCATCCTTAACCCACAGATCCTTAACCTCGAGGACAACCTCGCCCACCTTCGGGGGAGGCTTCTTAATCTCAAGAAGCACTTCCCTTCCAACCATCATCCTGGCTATCTCACGAGGACTTGTCTTCGAGGTCAAAACTTCACCCGTTACCTTACCACCTCTCATAACCGTGACTCTATCGGAAATCTCCATAACCTCGTTAAGCTTATGTGTAATAAAAACGATGGTCTTCCCATCCTTCTTCAAGCTTCTTAAAACATCAAACAGTTCCTCCGTCTCCTGAGGAGTAAGAACAGCGGTCGGCTCATCCAGAACGAGAAGCTCAGCTCCCCTATAAAGGACCTTAATTATCTCAACTCTCTGAGCCATACCCACGGGAATATCAGCTACCTTAGCATCAAGATCGAGCTTAAAACCATGCTTTTGGGAGAGCTTCTCGATTTCTCGTCTGGCCTTCTCGTAATCTATCTCACCGAATAACCCTTTTCCCAGAGGCTCCTTCCCGAGGATTATATTATCGAGGACCGTGAAAGGGGGGATCAACATAAAATGCTGATGAACCATGCCTATACCAAGAGAAATGGCATCTAAAGGAGTCCTTATATCAACCTTCTTTTCCTTCCATATAATTTCTCCAGAGTCGGGACGATATAACCCATATAATATCTTCATCAATGTGGTTTTTCCCGCGCCATTTTCCCCAACGAGAGCATGTATCTCACCTTTTCTGACGCGGAAATCAACCTTATCGTTTGCTAAAACTCGAGGGAATCTCTTAACGATACCCCTCATTTCTAAGATAAAGTCCAAACCAGTCCTACCCCCAGAAAAGTTATGTGCTTTTATCAATAATACAAAATTGGGCGGGGACGTGTAGCATAAGGTCCCCGCCCACAGAATATTTAACCTCGCTCCTTAAAGAGACTTAGGCGGCTTGAACTTCTTTAGCTCATCCTCATTGGAGGGAACAACTAACTTACCCTCTATTATCGCTTTCTTGGC is part of the Synergistota bacterium genome and encodes:
- a CDS encoding ABC transporter ATP-binding protein, which encodes MDFILEMRGIVKRFPRVLANDKVDFRVRKGEIHALVGENGAGKTTLMKILYGLYRPDSGEIIWKEKKVDIRTPLDAISLGIGMVHQHFMLIPPFTVLDNIILGKEPLGKGLFGEIDYEKARREIEKLSQKHGFKLDLDAKVADIPVGMAQRVEIIKVLYRGAELLVLDEPTAVLTPQETEELFDVLRSLKKDGKTIVFITHKLNEVMEISDRVTVMRGGKVTGEVLTSKTSPREIARMMVGREVLLEIKKPPPKVGEVVLEVKDLWVKDARGIDAVRGISFSIREGEVLGIAGVAGNGQTELVEAITGLRKAERGSILIEGRDISFFSPRQIRDEGVAHIPEDRLKRGLVGNFNLAENVILGKHYKDPFARKGLLKRDFITTYARERIKMYDVRPPDIRAFASRLSGGNQQKLILAREIVDEAKLIVASQPTRGLDIGAIEFVHRKILEERGRGKAILLVSMELDEVLSLSDRVIVMYEGISMGEFKPGELTREEIGLMMAGTPL